TGGTTGCTGAACGGCTCTGAAACCGTTTTCCGAAAGTCACTAGGCCTTACGAAACCATTGATCGAGGTTTTCCCCCCCTGTAGTTTACTGAGCCATGGTGAAAGTAAGATCGTAAATCGCCCATCCTCGTCGATATCTCGGATTGGGCCGCATCGATTGGTAATCTTATCGAGAACCTGATGCTCGAGGGTTTCAAGAATCCCCTCGACGAGGCCTGGAGTCAGTTCGCTTGTTTTCTGTTGTTCATCCAGATAAATGGCAACGCGGTCGCTGTGTTGGATTAGTTGTCCTGTAATCCGGGTATATTGATTTCGATCTGAAAGGCTGCCATCGGTGACGAATAAATAGAAGGAGCGTTTCTTTGCTGGTGGTTTGGGGTTGGAATTTGATTCGCTTTTTTTTCTTGAGCGGCGAATCTGTTGTGTCGTAACAGCCTGAGGGCTGCTGTGTGTGGTCCTTGGGAGAGTCTGTGTATTTTGAAAGTAGCAGCCTGTAGGAGTTTTCTCGCTGGAATCGGACACAGTGGAAAGCTGGATCTTTTGAGTTCGATGAGGGGCTCGTTCCAGGTTGTTGATGATTAACAGATATTCGTCACCCTGTGTGCAGGCTAGCGGAATACTTAGTTGGTTACCAGTAGGAATGATGTTAACCGGTTGATTCCAGTCGACAGGCTTAGTTGGTGCCAACACTGGTTTGCGGATAGTGATCTCAGATCGTGAGGTCGGACTTACTTTCGAGGGCGCAGTGCGTACGCTCAGGATCCCCAGAGCGATCAGCAGCGCTGAAATGGGGATGAATAAGGTGAATTGTCTGGAGAACCGTCGAGGTAACATGTGCGATAACAAATCAAAGAAGTACGATCAAACACAGGACTTCATTGGCGAACCGTGTGTAACCAGACCCCATCAACAGCAGGCTGTGATGATGGCAGAAATCGGATGAGTCTCTGTCAAAGATCGTCAAATCGGCGGCAGGTTAATGAGCAGAATCGGTGCAAACCCTCTAAGTTATGGGGCCACGAATTGAGAAAATGGGCTGAAGCTAATGGACAATTGGATATACAGCGTCCGTTTTAATGCGAAGGGGTCTTGAAATCGTCGATTTCGCTAAGTGGGCGTTGATCCTCAATTTCCCCATAATCGGACTATAAATTACGCGGATCCTTCAGTCCGTGCCGCCAAGCCCTTTTCAAGTCGGACCAAATTTGGAGAATTAAGAGAAAATCGGGGGAATTTCCTTCAATGGTGTCCGAGACTGAATATACAATGCACAATTGAGGAGAATGCGCAATTTGGCAATCGTCCATCTTGCCTTGAGTTAGAGCATTCTTGCCTAAAGTTACTCGGGAGAGAGAAATCATGTCAGTATCCAGATTTGGAATTTCAATGTTTGTTTGGGCCGCATCAGCCGTATTGTGGTGTGCCCCGGAAAGCTTCGCTGAAAGCCAAGTTCCAGAAATATCAAACATCGGCCAGATCCTCAGTTATCAAAACAGTGAAGGCGAGCATTATTATGCTCTGCAGTTAAAGGCAGATCGTTTGCCAGCCTCTGCTCATTCCGGAAAGCAGATTGCGATCCTGTTTGATACATCAGCGAGTCAGGTAGGCGAGCACCGAACGCAGGCTTTGGATGTCTTGAAGTCTTTGCTGGGTGAGCTCCCCAATGATTCTACGATTGCCCTTTATGCAGTTGATGTGCAATGCACGCCTTTTGTGAATCAGTTTGTGACACCGCAAAGCAGCCAGGCGAAGCTTGCTGTCGAATCTTTAACTTCACGGGCTCCTTTGGGGGCAACAGATCTGTCTCGGGCATTGAAAACCGTGATGCAGGGTCTTCAGAAAGAACAGCCACGCTCGATCGTTTATATTGGCGATGGAATGAGTTCTGCCAGGTTAATTTCTCTCCCGGAAATGGCAGCACTCACTCGTCAGCTGGCAACGCAACACATTCCCGTTCACAGTTACGCCGTTGGTCCTCAGAAAGATTTACAACTGTTGGGAACCTTAGGCGTCTACACTGGTGGCGTTGTTCTGACTGACAGAGCAGAGGGTGAACAGGATCGTCCTGTTATTGTTGGAAAAGAACTGGCCAAAGCAATTCAAGCTCCTGTATTCTTCCCAGACTCAATTCAGCTCTCAGATAAAAACTTAGAATTAGACACATCACGTGCTCTGCCTGTTCGGACAGACCGTGAAACCATTTATCTTGCCAGAGGCGATCTCAGTGGTCGACTCAGTGTAGAATTGAGCAGCCGGAATTTGAATGGCGTCTGGAAATTTAATGTTCCGGTGGCACAGGCCGTAAACAGCTTTCTGGCTGTTCCCTGGGCGAATTATGAACAGGGACAGGAACTGGGAGTTGCATTCGCCGGACAGCGAATGATGAATCTGGCTCGGACTACCCATGAAGAGCAGATGGCTCAACTGGAATTCGCAGGAACACGTGCAATTCGCAGTGGTAACTTTGAGCAGGCTGCCAAATTTGGAAATCTGCTGCAGCAGCTTGATCCCGGAAATTCCCGTGGTGACTCACTGCTGAAATTATCAAATAAATTTAAACAGGATCAGCTGGCACAAGCAGACACCAAGCAGCCAGCTGCTGATGCAAAAACAGAGCCGAAAACCAAGGGAGATCCTCAGCCTCCGATCAGCGACTCCATCAGTAAAGTGGAGCAGTTGCGTCAGATCAAGGGAGCCCAGATGAAGATCGAGGTTTCCAACGCCATCGAAGAGGCACGTCAGACATCTGCAGAAAATCCCAATGGAGCACTTGGTTTATTAAAGCGAACTCTGAATTTTGTTAAATCCACATCGGATATTGATATTGATCTGCGTCAGCAACTGGAACGTCGCCTGAATAATATGATGGTTGATGTTCGCAGTCAGATGGAAGTTGCTGAAACACGCCGGATTCGCCAACAACAACAGTTGGCTCAGTTGGAACAGCAAAAACGTCTAGTTGACCAGGTGCTTTTGGAAGACGAAAAACTGGAACAGTTGATCGACCGTGTTCGTTCTCTGATTCAGGATGGTAAGCACGGAAACAGTGATGCTTATGAAGAGGCAGAAGCCGTTTCTCGCGTTGCCGTGGATATGGAACCTGGAAACGGGCCCGCGACTGCGGCTCTGTTTACTTCAGAAGCAGCCGGACAGCTGGATAAAGTATTCCGGATGCGTTCCTTGCGAGCTGACCGCTTCCTGGAAACGCTTTACCAGGTTGAATTGTCACACGTACCGTTTCCCGATGAACCTCCTATTCGATGGCCGGCTGCACCTGTCTGGACCGCATTAACAGAACGCCGCAAGCAATGGGCCGCTGTCGACTTGCATCGTAACAGTCCAGCCGAGCAGCGTATCTTTGAAGAGTTACAGAAAGAAACAGAAGCGAACTTCCCGGATATCCCACTTTCAGAAGTAATGACTTACTTTGCAGAATTGCATAACATTACGATTCTGATCAACTCAAACGATCTAGGGGAAGAAGGTTTGACACCGGATGAACCTGTCAACGTTTCCTTGAGTGGGATCAAACTGAAGAGTGCGTTGAATATTATTTTGAAGCCGATCGGTTTGACTTACGTCATCGAAGACGAAGTGATGAAAATCACAACGATTCTTAAAGCGGACGAAATTTACAGCACTCGTGTTTATCCTGTAGCTGACCTTGTGATTTCCGTATCTGCCCAACAGTCATCAGTCGGAAGCAGCCAGGGTGGCTTTGGTGGACAGCAAGGTGGTATTGGTGGCCAACAGGGCGGCGGCGGCTTTGGCGGCGGTGGTCAGGGTGGCTTCGGCGGCGGTGGTCAAGGTGGTGGCGGTCAAGGTTTCTTTAATATCGCACCAGAATTCTTGATGATGAATGGAGCCAACGCTCAACAGAAACAGCCTGCTGTGAAAAAAGTGCAGGCGAAAGCTGATAAAAAAGTGATCAAGCCGATCAACGATCCGGAAATGAAATCCATTCTGGACGACATTCTGGGAGAGGCTGATTCCAAAGAATCAAAAGCGCAATTTCAGGTCGAAGACAATCCGTTTCGATTTGATAATCGCACGATTGAACAACTCAAAAAAAAACCGGAAACCGCAAAGTAGGCGAGAAATCGTCACTACCTGGTGTGCCCGGACAATCTAAATTAACAGCACGGAGCCGTTCCCAAGGGAAAGGCTCCGTTTCTGTTAAAGGCAAGCCTGAAAAGAAAAACGATTTCAAGGCCCCGCTGACCAATAATATCAAAGATCCGACAGCGTTCTGGAGCGATTATTTTTCCAAACGGAAACCAGATCCCGCGCTTGTCAACGATTTGATTTTCAATTTACATCAGGCGGGCAAGCACGAGCATGTGATTGCCGCCATCAATGCGGCTTTGATTCACAATCAGTCACAACCCTGGATGTATGATGTGCTGGCTTTGTCGATGGAAATCGTCGGACGTCCTAAACAGGAAATTCAGCGCGTCTTACTTTCACGCATCGATTTTTCCGCCACGGATGTTCCGAGCATGGTTTATTCGGCGGCTTACCTCTCTCGATTTAATGCCGATCAACAGGCACTGCAGTTGTATCAGCAGGCTTCAAAGCTTCAGCCTGCCAGACCTGAGCCTTATGTCATGGGGTTACGATTGGCAGAGAAACTGCAGGATACAGAAGCGATTCTGTGGGCAGCGACGGGCATCTTGACTCACGTGTGGGTGAAAGATTATCAGTTATTGCACAAAAAAGCGTTGAATGCGCTGGCCGATCTGGAGCAGTCATTCAATCAGTCAGGGCGAAAGGCCGAAGCAGCACGAGTCGTCTCCGCCAGAAAACAGGCTTTGGAGCAAGACTTAAAACTGGAACTAACCTGGAACGGGGATGGTGATCTGGACTTGATTGTAGAAGAACCCCAGGGAACCGTCTGTTCGTTTGAGACACCATTAACCGCAGGAGGCGGCGTATTACTGAAGGACGGCTATGGTCCCAAACAGGAAAATTGCAAAGAAGAATATCTGTGTGCAAACGGTTTTCCAGGCACCTATGTTGTTCGCGTGCGATATGTCTCGGGAAACATTGTCGGCCAGCGGGCTCGCCTCAAAGTAACACGCTATCGGGGATCAAAACATCCGATGGTGCAATCGAGGATTGTTCCTTTGGCCAAAGAAGATCAGTTAATCCCCATTGATCTTTCGAAAGGACGACGAAATAAAAAATCCGAGGTTGTACGACCCGCACCCAACTCGCAAAAAACGAGTCAGTTTCAAAATCGAATGCAGTTGCGTCAACCACTTTCAAAAGGTGCGCGGTCGGCACTCAAAGATTTTCGAGTGTCTCGACAAGTAGGGTTTTCAACTGGCCGACAGACGCCGTTTGTTACTGGAACCCAGAATGTGGGGGGCGTTGCCAATCAACCTGTGATTAGTGTTATTCCAGAAGGGATCAGCCTCTCGGGCTCGGCAGTCGTCTCGCCTGACCGCAGATATGTGCGGTTGTCTTTGTCACCTCAATTTACGAATGTGACGGAGATCTTTACATTCAGCTTTTTGCAGCCTTAATTGATTCGGGCAATTCGTCAGCGAACCAGCCCCGGAGTTACATCGAGATCAAGCGAAGCAACCCGCCCCTGATCCAGGTGATGCCAGGCGATCGCCGCCATCGCGGCATTATCGGTGCATAAGTCGGGAGGGGCGATACTGAAATAAGCGCCTGCTTTGTCGGTCATTTCCGCTAAGCGTTCGCGTAAAAGAGCATTCGCAGCAACCCCTCCGCCGACACAGAGTGTGGAATAATGATGCTGTTCGAGTGCCTGCCGACATTTTCCAACCAGCACATCCACGACGGTTTCCTGAAAGCTGGCCGCGAGATCTGCGATGCGGTCTTCGGTGAGTGGTGGTGGTTGCTGTTTTGCGCCCGGATTGCCGAGAGCGGCATACAGTACCGCGGTTTTCAGGCCGCTAAAGCTGAAACGTAGTTCTGGATCTTTCAGAAACGTACGTGGGAAGGGAAAGGCTTTTGGGTTTCCCTGGGCCGCCGTTTTCTGGATAGAAGGGCCACCAGGGTAAGGAAGCCCCAATATTTTGGCGACTTTGTCGAAAGCTTCGCCGGCAGCGTCATCAATGGTGGCGCCGATCAATTTGAACTCGAATGATTCGGAACAATGATACAAGTTCGTGTGTCCGCCACTCACAACAAGCCCGATCGCCGGGAACAAGGGGCGGGTTTCCTGCATCTGGCAGGCAAACAGATGCCCTTCAATATGATTGACGGCAATTAAAGGCAGGTCGAGCGTCATGGCCAGGGTTTTGGCTGCGGTTAAACCGATAAGCAGCGAGCCGACCAGGCCTGGTTCTGTTGCGACCGCAATTGCTGTTAACTGATTTAACGTGATGCCCGCCTGTTTTAGAGCATCATCAATAACCGGCAGAATGCGTTCGAGGTGCGCACGAGAAGCAATCTCCGGAACAACACCTCCAAATTTTTTGTGCAAATCGGTTTGTGATGAGACGACATTGGAAAGGATGCGCATATCACGTGTGATGACGGCTGCCGCTGTTTCATCACACGAAGATTCGATTGCCAGCAGGTATTCTTCAGGTTGGTTCATGAGGGGCGTGTTGAGTATGAAAATGAAAAGCGACATCCGGAAGAAATCTCAGTCCGAAAGTCGCTATGTTAAATGAGTGAGCTGATTTCAGTTCCGCAGAATTGATTGATCAGGTTATTTTTATGACAAGTTTTTCTTTCGCGGGCTGAGGAAGACCGGCTGCTTTTTTGGCTGGCTTAGCGTCTTTTTCTGCCGGTTTTTTTTCCGGTTTCTTCGCTTCCTCTTTGTTTGCTGCTTCTTTATCGGTCGGCTTAATTTTGCCGCTTAATGAGTCTTTAATGTACTTCAATGCCAGTTCGAGTTGTTTGTCTTTAAACTCATCGTCGAGCTTGGCACTATGGTCCAGAATGTCACGACTGCGGCGATAGACACCCAATGCTTCCAGTTCATCATCGGTCAGACGTAACCGGTAGTTTTCATCGGGGGTCACACCCCAGACATCGCTATCCTTGGCGCCCGGGAAACGGTGGATATTTTTTCCACTGGGACGATGGTAGCTGGCGGTGGTCAGCTTTAAGGCACTATCGCCTTCTTCCAGCTCAATTACATTCTGGACGCTACCTTTTCCCCAGGTCCGTTCGCCGACAATGACAGCCCGTTTATGGTCCTGCAGGCAGGCAGACAGAATTTCGCTGGCAGAAGCGGAGTAGCGGTTGACGATGATTGCCATAGGAAAGCCGGAATAGGTGCCTTCTTTGGTGGCTTCCCATTTTCGGTTGCGACTGTTGCGACCTTTGGTGCTGACGATTTTTCCCGACTCAATAAACATATCAGAAATTTCTGTGGCTTGAGAAAGTAAGCCACCCGGATTGAATCTTAAATCGAGCACCAGGCCTTTCATGCCCTGTTTTTTCAGATCCTCAATTGCTTCCCGCAATTCTTCAGAACTATGACGACTGAAGTGTGTCAGCCGAATATAGCCGATCTTGTCTTTTTTATTGAGCATGAAGTCCCAGGAATCGTCGGACTTGTATGTGTCTCCCAGAACGGTGGCAACGTGGATGATTTCACGTTTGATGGTCAGCGGCTCTGCCTTTTTGGTCCCTTTATGAATCACTGACATATTGACTTTTTCACCGGCCCGGCCTTTGAGTATTTTAATTGCCTGCGGGAGGGTGAAGCCTTTGGTTGTTTTGCCTTCAATCGAATCAATGATATCACCGGCCCGAATTCCTGCTTTATAAGCGGGCGTCCCTGGCAGTGGCGTCATTACGGTCAATCTGCCGTTATCGTCGTCGATATGAACCTGAATTCCGATGCCTCCGAATTCCTGTTCCACAACCTGGTTAAAACGGGAGAGATCTTTCGGACTGATGTAGTTTGAGTATTGGTCCAGTTCTTTGACCATGCCCCGAATCGCTGCTTCGAGTAACACCCGCCGATCAATGTCTTTTACATAATTCCGTTCAATCTGTTCGTAGGTATCTGCGAACAGTTTCATCATCTGGTAGTAGTCATCATCTTTTTCTTGTTCATCCGCATAGATCGATTGAGTGAGCGGTGCGGAAATCATCAGAGTGAGTATGAATAACGAACTGATCAAGCGGAATTTTTGCATGGATGATTCCTTATGAGATATATACAGAACACAATTCAAACTTACCAGAATTAAAACTTCAAAACGTTGAAATGTGCTTTGTCTGGCATTGAAACTCGGAAGAGCTCCATTTTCTATTCTATTAGTGTAGGCGATCGGCAAAGCAGTGGCAAGATTTGCTCTGTAACCAAAATGCCTAAAACAGGTTAATCTTAGAAATACCTCTGAAATTGAATTCTGACGCGCTGCCGGATACAGTTCATTCTGGATCCGTTTTATTGGACTTTTTCCTTGATCGAGCAACCACAAATGCAGCCTGAAGTTCAAATATTGATTGGTACAGCAGGTTCCGGGAAAACAGAACAGCTACTGGATCGGTACCGGGGGGCATTACAGACAGGGCTGTCGCGGCATTGTCCCGGAACGACACTCTGGATTTCTCCGACAATCCGATCACGGCGGCAGGTTCTGGATCAGTTACTTTGTGAGGAGATGCCGGTCTGTTTTGCACCAAATGTTTATACATTTGAAGCGTTTGCCGAGACAATTCTTAAGTCTTTGGATGAACCGATCCAGACCTTACCCGAAATTTCCAAACGATATCTGCTACGGACAATAGTGGATGATTGCATTGCCGCCGGACAGATTCAGTATTTCAGTTCGATAGCGGGCACGACTGGCTTTCTGGATCTGGTATCGAGTTTTATTTCCGAATTAAAAAGAGAAGAG
This window of the Gimesia fumaroli genome carries:
- a CDS encoding YfaP family protein, with protein sequence MPGQSKLTARSRSQGKGSVSVKGKPEKKNDFKAPLTNNIKDPTAFWSDYFSKRKPDPALVNDLIFNLHQAGKHEHVIAAINAALIHNQSQPWMYDVLALSMEIVGRPKQEIQRVLLSRIDFSATDVPSMVYSAAYLSRFNADQQALQLYQQASKLQPARPEPYVMGLRLAEKLQDTEAILWAATGILTHVWVKDYQLLHKKALNALADLEQSFNQSGRKAEAARVVSARKQALEQDLKLELTWNGDGDLDLIVEEPQGTVCSFETPLTAGGGVLLKDGYGPKQENCKEEYLCANGFPGTYVVRVRYVSGNIVGQRARLKVTRYRGSKHPMVQSRIVPLAKEDQLIPIDLSKGRRNKKSEVVRPAPNSQKTSQFQNRMQLRQPLSKGARSALKDFRVSRQVGFSTGRQTPFVTGTQNVGGVANQPVISVIPEGISLSGSAVVSPDRRYVRLSLSPQFTNVTEIFTFSFLQP
- a CDS encoding S41 family peptidase encodes the protein MQKFRLISSLFILTLMISAPLTQSIYADEQEKDDDYYQMMKLFADTYEQIERNYVKDIDRRVLLEAAIRGMVKELDQYSNYISPKDLSRFNQVVEQEFGGIGIQVHIDDDNGRLTVMTPLPGTPAYKAGIRAGDIIDSIEGKTTKGFTLPQAIKILKGRAGEKVNMSVIHKGTKKAEPLTIKREIIHVATVLGDTYKSDDSWDFMLNKKDKIGYIRLTHFSRHSSEELREAIEDLKKQGMKGLVLDLRFNPGGLLSQATEISDMFIESGKIVSTKGRNSRNRKWEATKEGTYSGFPMAIIVNRYSASASEILSACLQDHKRAVIVGERTWGKGSVQNVIELEEGDSALKLTTASYHRPSGKNIHRFPGAKDSDVWGVTPDENYRLRLTDDELEALGVYRRSRDILDHSAKLDDEFKDKQLELALKYIKDSLSGKIKPTDKEAANKEEAKKPEKKPAEKDAKPAKKAAGLPQPAKEKLVIKIT
- the tsaD gene encoding tRNA (adenosine(37)-N6)-threonylcarbamoyltransferase complex transferase subunit TsaD, which translates into the protein MNQPEEYLLAIESSCDETAAAVITRDMRILSNVVSSQTDLHKKFGGVVPEIASRAHLERILPVIDDALKQAGITLNQLTAIAVATEPGLVGSLLIGLTAAKTLAMTLDLPLIAVNHIEGHLFACQMQETRPLFPAIGLVVSGGHTNLYHCSESFEFKLIGATIDDAAGEAFDKVAKILGLPYPGGPSIQKTAAQGNPKAFPFPRTFLKDPELRFSFSGLKTAVLYAALGNPGAKQQPPPLTEDRIADLAASFQETVVDVLVGKCRQALEQHHYSTLCVGGGVAANALLRERLAEMTDKAGAYFSIAPPDLCTDNAAMAAIAWHHLDQGRVASLDLDVTPGLVR
- a CDS encoding vWA domain-containing protein, translated to MSVSRFGISMFVWAASAVLWCAPESFAESQVPEISNIGQILSYQNSEGEHYYALQLKADRLPASAHSGKQIAILFDTSASQVGEHRTQALDVLKSLLGELPNDSTIALYAVDVQCTPFVNQFVTPQSSQAKLAVESLTSRAPLGATDLSRALKTVMQGLQKEQPRSIVYIGDGMSSARLISLPEMAALTRQLATQHIPVHSYAVGPQKDLQLLGTLGVYTGGVVLTDRAEGEQDRPVIVGKELAKAIQAPVFFPDSIQLSDKNLELDTSRALPVRTDRETIYLARGDLSGRLSVELSSRNLNGVWKFNVPVAQAVNSFLAVPWANYEQGQELGVAFAGQRMMNLARTTHEEQMAQLEFAGTRAIRSGNFEQAAKFGNLLQQLDPGNSRGDSLLKLSNKFKQDQLAQADTKQPAADAKTEPKTKGDPQPPISDSISKVEQLRQIKGAQMKIEVSNAIEEARQTSAENPNGALGLLKRTLNFVKSTSDIDIDLRQQLERRLNNMMVDVRSQMEVAETRRIRQQQQLAQLEQQKRLVDQVLLEDEKLEQLIDRVRSLIQDGKHGNSDAYEEAEAVSRVAVDMEPGNGPATAALFTSEAAGQLDKVFRMRSLRADRFLETLYQVELSHVPFPDEPPIRWPAAPVWTALTERRKQWAAVDLHRNSPAEQRIFEELQKETEANFPDIPLSEVMTYFAELHNITILINSNDLGEEGLTPDEPVNVSLSGIKLKSALNIILKPIGLTYVIEDEVMKITTILKADEIYSTRVYPVADLVISVSAQQSSVGSSQGGFGGQQGGIGGQQGGGGFGGGGQGGFGGGGQGGGGQGFFNIAPEFLMMNGANAQQKQPAVKKVQAKADKKVIKPINDPEMKSILDDILGEADSKESKAQFQVEDNPFRFDNRTIEQLKKKPETAK